A single region of the Silene latifolia isolate original U9 population chromosome 8, ASM4854445v1, whole genome shotgun sequence genome encodes:
- the LOC141595347 gene encoding uncharacterized protein LOC141595347 codes for MAKIMSYGQMQSEWSRRKNKLGFVERLVKKPAVTEGEEESPEVVMWRQCNVMIKAWLRNVIEPRLHPSIIFSGTVVEIWKELKECYSTGNPPRVHQLKNELNERKQGKDQSIIEYYTRLKAIRDELINYSHVPQCTYGAATTLINEREEEKVHQFLMGLDTSLYGHIRTNLLIEDDITSLSRAYALVLREE; via the coding sequence ATGGCGAAAATTATGAGTTATGGGCAGATGCAATCCGAATGGTCTCGACGCAAGAATAAATTGGGGTTCGTCGAGCGATTGGTGAAAAAGCCAGCTGTCACCGAAGGGGAAGAAGAGAGCCCTGAAGTGGTCATGTGGCGTCAATGCAATGTCATGATAAAGGCATGGTTAAGGAACGTCATCGAGCCTAGACTCCACCCAAGCATCATTTTTTCAGGAACCGTAGTAGAAATTTGGAAGGAATTAAAAGAATGTTATTCAACTGGTAATCCACCTCGTGTACATCAGTTGAAAAACGAGTTGAATGAACGTAAGCAAGGAAAGGATCAGTCGATCATTGAATACTATACAAGGCTGAAAGCAATCCGGGACGAGCTCATAAATTATAGCCATGTCCCTCAATGTACTTATGGAGCGGCAACAACTTTAATTAATGAGCGTGAAGAAGAGAAAGTCCATCAATTTCTGATGGGACTGGACACAAGTTTGTATGGACATATTCGAACAAACTTACTGATAGAAGATGATATAACGTCTCTTAGTAGGGCTTATGCGCTTGTATTGAGAGAAGAATGA